Genomic segment of Plasmodium vinckei vinckei genome assembly, chromosome: PVVCY_10:
ttttagaatGTTCTATTTAGCGTACCATAAATTTAGACAACTATCACTGTAACTTCATGAAGGTGTacgtattttattttaaaaattaatgcaCTTTATTAGCATTCGAATAGACGCATAAGTATATTTCATTTCATCCTTTCgtgtttgttttttttatgtactgtctttattatttaatatacattttttaatttgtatattgaTATTAACGTGTGAAGgtgaaaatgtaaaatttatcatattgTAAATACGTATAGACAATTTTAAtgtattttgtttttaaataaaattctcttaaaaaaaaattaaataaatttatggaTTATATGACTTTCATAGAGTTAACAATAATGTGGTAAATATCTAACCAactatatgtacatatataatttgtatttaattatacaacgtgaatatttaaatttctCATTTACACGTGTAATTTCCAAATAtgattttatcatatatataacgtggtaaaaataaaaaaacgtGATTTTCTATTATGTTTGATTTATTACAAtttatacacatattttaatcaggaaataaacaaataacaGAAATGCTATATTCATACACATATTGCAATATTTCCTATCATAATGttatacacatttttttttcatgcaAATATAACGGTCTTTTATGtcgaaataaataacataaaaaattataaaaaatagaaaacgtaaaataaataaaaaaacctttacatatttatgtttttacgCGTATTTAATCATTGATTGTTTCATtgctttttattattattttacttttattgttattatcattattgttttatgctattttacattatttacattattttacacttattttatattattttatttttgtattatattcattcactttttttattaataaaaattaactGAAAAGGcatagtgaaaaaaaaaaacgaagaaataaaaaagttaatttacataagtaaaaattgtatttattaaaaaaaattgtcactcaataatattatttatagtaaatttatttttgcatttttttacatatttcgttttttttctttttattattttttcctctcttttcctttttttggaaaattttcacaaatatttattttcaaatattcgaatcccatatttattttttatttcaagtTATTCTTGAAtagcaaaaaataaatatatttattatacatataaaagaCTCaagaaaacataaaatacctagttaaatataatacaaaatggATTCAGGTATAACAAAACACAAATATTTCACAAATGAGcttacacatatataaatacttaAGTGTTCTTTTCTTATActtgaaaaataatgggAATGCATATGCgcatattcatatatatatacatacatatatatatatatatatatatatacattatattCATGGGTATACTCAACACATATGACATAAATGCACACAGACGCGTACACACACATAAAATGAGAATGTGTGTTGTGCCAAAAGAAAAATCTTAAGTGTGCATTTTAAAGATTTTATACGATCAAAGTTATATATGCTATATACGTGTGTGATGCATACAATTGTTGTGgtgaaatataaatatcagacattttataaatttatttagatattcattttatggTAATTTCTTTGggattattatataaattatgatatGTACTTTTTTATGTAGAATATCAAGGTTTATTAAACGGTAAAGAAAAGGAAGATGAAACAAATGGAGCACACATAGCTGAGAAGGTTGAACAGGGGGGGGAAACTATTGAAAATACattaatgaaattaaatGTAAGATATCAAaccttatttttttcctcgGGAGTTATGACTGTTTTTTGTGGAGCAATATCATTACTAGAATCAATGagatatttttactttacaaattttatagtttcaacatttttaatgtaaGTAAATTTAATAAGCGGTAGACATGcccatatatttatatatatgtgtatgtaTAGTCCACAATTATAGACATTTATACTTTATGCATGGGTGTATTTTCTAtgtaaaattgaaaatccCTTTATAATGacaaatatgtttaattatttcatgGAAATTGAATGAAATAacttaaattttatttgtatgcATGACAGAATTAAGTTTTTACTACTTCCTTGCCCTATCtctctatatatacatattatgaattcatatattattttcaatatttgaACGCCATTTACAGAATCATGGGtttaataatgatgattTTAGATATCCCAGGAACCCCAAGATGGGCTGCTAAGCATAGAATAATGAtcagaaaatatatcaagTTTTTAACTAGGTTGACAGGAAAAGCAATAtggtttttctttttaggTATATAATCAATGAAATAATGCATAATTtaagaaaatttttaatattttatatacgaCAGATTATGTTAAATCTTCATTGgcatatgcataaaaatttacatataaagATTGAGATAATCATATGCATacttgttattattttatttctttaggCGCTATGTCTTGCCTTAATTTATGGCCCCactcaaaaaaaatatcatttttccGATCTTTTTGGGTTATATTATCTTGCAGTTTCATATTAGCAGTAGCAGTAGTAGGATTTTTAATTGCTCTTAGAAAATCACTAAGATTAGAGaaacttaaaaaaacaatcaAATTAGTTTCTAAAGGAGCATACATTGATTgttatagaaaatatagtGTAGCTGATCCAGATCATGGTATGCAATTTGAAGAATTTAACAGAATGTGCTCAGATCATACGaatggatatatattttttgactTTTTGgacttatttattatatttaatgctTTAGATGAACATCAAAAATGTTCCATAAATGAAAGAGAATTTTTAGAATGGATCAACGGTCCAGTTACATacttgtaaaatatatttatgcaaGTATCATTATACATGCttacatatatgcatagaGATTTTTATAGTTATTTACTTTTACATCCCTTATTATATagttattaaataataggACGAGCAAGATTAATGTgcttaattattttgtttcattatttatattttttatttatttttttgtggtCTATTAagtttttgtttatattatgaaaatttttttattagcttaatttttttcttcatttttttcattatctcCTTTTTAACACTAAAATTCATAAGTGAAAAGTTgtcacaaaaaaatattttttttctttttaattgttttatttaatttattatggttattattatcttaAGTTTGTGGCCATACACTGTTGTAAAAagtttcaaatatatttttaaaatcgaGGTACTGTCTTTTTGGAGAAATTAACATATCCTTAGAACAAGAAAATTCCTTCATATAGGTATATGCActaatttatgtatatatacgaTCCTTATGTTCTAAcatgaaatatatgtattcaTGCTATTATGATAAGGGAAAACACGGTATATGTACAATCCAATTTGAATGCTCTTATAcgattttaaaataatataaaattataatccaaatacttttatttagtattatattgatatatatgtctatataataatttatacttatattttttgtcaaAGAATATGGTATTTCCCCTTATACATAAAGAAAGAAGCTTTATGACAATATGgaataatgataatgataaaaaaatagacatGGTGAAATATCTGATTTTTTCTATGTTggtttattttaaaaaaaaatttaattgtgtttttataaatataaaaagaaaaatttatgtattaaaacttaaaaaaaaatccgataaaaaatggtaaaCTAAAAATGTGATAAAGCGTTAAAAAGGAATTAATAACTGCACATCTTCTTTAAAGGGATAAGCAGATGCGCTGcttagaaatatatttagaaGAGTGCCATATTATTGTAACGTCGTATACatgatacatatatatgaattcaTTATAAGTTTTTCTTTAGTGTAATGAGAATTCCTAtagtattttataaaatatacataaagaaaaacttttaatatgaataaatatttatattaggaacataaaatgtatattggATAGGTATTATGAAGCggagaatatatttttatggaCTCTATTGTGAGTCtaaatttatgttttcAAATGATCGCTTGACTATATCTTTTTCAGCCAAAAATGGTATTTCATTATCTTCGATAACTAAAGCATTTTTCTTCAAATCAATTGAGCATTGATgtctttttaataaatctagaccaaatataaaatcgaTATCATAATCATCTATTATAGTTAATGCAACAGCATAGAAATAATTTccaattttaatatcaaTCATGTGTATTTTTCCTAATATAGATTTTGTTCCAACTCCTTTAGCTATACCTGTAAATCGTGTATCCATTAATCTTAGAATGTTACATTTTTCTGCACACCTTTTTGATATAATACTTGTTTGTGCCCCTGAATCAACAAATGCAtgtataacatttttatttatttcaacaggtatatataacatatatactACACCAAATGCTTCAGGAAAATGTTCTTGTGCTAATGCAAGATTtgaatttatttgatttttatatatatgttcatatatatatttttgtgatTCCTCGGATAATGGGTCTTTTAATGCTTTTTCGTACAATTCTTTTTCtctttgtttttcttttttttccatttcatATCTTTCTTTTACTATGTTTTTTACTTCTTCTAAATTTGCAGTATTTATAGcatcatataattttttatcttgAATTTGTAATATGCTCATCTTTGTTTTATCTGTTTTTAATTGCAGTAATTTTTCagcttctttttttatgtattccATTTCTTGAAAAATGCGAAACTGCTCCAAGATCCCATTAAATGCAGCATTGTTTCCTTGCCCCGTATTATTCAAACTACTTGGTAGTATGCTCCCTGAATTGGGTGTACTACTATTAGTAGCTGATGTGTTAGCGACACCACTAttgttcataatatttccaAACCCATTTGCATTTAATTCTTCTTGTAACATATCGagattaattttttttcgaataaataaaagatcACCTTCATGCAtgttcaatttttttaaagtatCAGATTTATCTACAACCTTTCCATTATACgttaattcatttatattcatattaagagaaaaatcattttcaattatgttcattattataGACATTT
This window contains:
- a CDS encoding DNA damage-inducible protein 1, putative → MVFITISDDNNIITSLDMHEDTEMSIIMNIIENDFSLNMNINELTYNGKVVDKSDTLKKLNMHEGDLLFIRKKINLDMLQEELNANGFGNIMNNSGVANTSATNSSTPNSGSILPSSLNNTGQGNNAAFNGILEQFRIFQEMEYIKKEAEKLLQLKTDKTKMSILQIQDKKLYDAINTANLEEVKNIVKERYEMEKKEKQREKELYEKALKDPLSEESQKYIYEHIYKNQINSNLALAQEHFPEAFGVVYMLYIPVEINKNVIHAFVDSGAQTSIISKRCAEKCNILRLMDTRFTGIAKGVGTKSILGKIHMIDIKIGNYFYAVALTIIDDYDIDFIFGLDLLKRHQCSIDLKKNALVIEDNEIPFLAEKDIVKRSFENINLDSQ